A region from the Rhodamnia argentea isolate NSW1041297 chromosome 7, ASM2092103v1, whole genome shotgun sequence genome encodes:
- the LOC115734988 gene encoding uncharacterized protein LOC115734988 produces MQHSNDEGGEEDTRFIICPYGDSFTNATYVVRQLNKIVNNYWRGPWNSYCSAPKQVKDLWWNEFKRKFGWDETEEDKVRRIFKKKAGDHIRNVMNKAKRSQGKPNFITGDDWTEIKRIWESEKNMQMSEQNKKNRASSSLEGSATYTGGSINIGEHKKRIANELGTESTYTATFERTFQKKDKTWIGDRAKAIKEKYDELLMSTASSGDGGAASELVVDNMALWVEASSGMKRGKYLG; encoded by the exons ATGCAACACTCGAATGATGAGGGAGGTGAAGAAGATACCCGATTCATCATATGCCCATATGGAGATTC ATTCACGAACGCTACGTACGTTGTGAGGcaacttaataaaatagtgaataactattggagggggCCATGGAATAGTTACTGCAGCGCGCCAAAACAAGTAAAGGATTTGTGGTGGAatgagttcaag cGGAAGTTCGGTTGGGATGAAACGGAAGAGGATAAAgttagaagaatttttaagaagaaagccGGTGATCATATACGAAATGTGATGAATAAAGCAAAGAGAAGTCAAGGGAAGCCAAATTTCATTACCGGTGACGATTGGACAGAAATAAAGAGAATTTGGGAAAGTGAAAAGAATATGCAAATGAGTGAACAGAACAAGAAGAATCGAGCTTCTAGTTCTCTCGAAGGGTCTGCGACATATACGGGGGGTTCTATCAACATTGGGGagcataaaaaaagaata GCAAATGAACTGGGGACGGAATCGACATATACAGCTACATTTGAAcgcacatttcaaaagaaagataagacatggatCGGCGACCGAGCAAAAGCTATTAAG gaaaaatatgacgaGCTTTTAATGAGTACGGCTAGTAGTGGTGATGGTGGGGCTGCGTCTGAGCTAGTAGTTGACAATATGGCATTATGGGTGGAGGCATCGAGTGGGATGAAAAGGGGGAAATATTTGGGATGA